One Strix uralensis isolate ZFMK-TIS-50842 chromosome 9, bStrUra1, whole genome shotgun sequence DNA segment encodes these proteins:
- the P2RY1 gene encoding P2Y purinoceptor 1 — protein MTEVLFSAALNGTEPNLLSSSGWSAGNATTKCSLTKTGFQFYYLPTVYILVFITGFLGNSVAIWMFVFHMRPWSGISVYMFNLALADFLYVLTLPALIFYYFNKTDWIFGDIMCKLQRFIFHVNLYGSILFLTCISVHRYTGVVHPLKSLGRLKKKNAVYISTLVWVIVVAVISPILFYSGTGIRKNKTTTCYDTTADDYLRSYFIYSMCTTVLMFCIPFILILGCYGLIVKALIYKDLDNSPLRRKSIYLVIIVLTVFAVSYLPFHVMKTLNLRARVDFQTPQMCAFNDKVYATYQVTRGLASLNSCVDPILYFLAGDTFRRRLSRATRKSSRRSEHNVQSKSEEMTLNILSEYKQNGDTSL, from the coding sequence ATGACTGAAGTcctcttctctgctgctctgaATGGAACTGAACCCAACCTGTTATCCAGCAGTGGCTGGTCTGCGGGAAACGCCACCACCAAGTGTTCCCTGACCAAAACTGGCTTCCAGTTCTATTACCTGCCCACCGTCTACATTCTGGTCTTCATCACTGGGTTTTTGGGCAACAGCGTGGCCATCTGGATGTTTGTCTTCCACATGAGGCCCTGGAGCGGCATCTCGGTTTACATGTTCAACCTGGCACTGGCCGATTTCTTGTATGTCTTGACTCTGCCCGCCCTCATCTTTTACTACTTCAATAAAACGGACTGGATCTTCGGAGATATCATGTGCAAGCTGCAGAGGTTCATCTTCCATGTGAACCTGTACGGCAGCATTTTGTTTCTGACTTGCATAAGCGTGCACAGGTACACAGGGGTGGTGCATCCCTTGAAGTCGCTGGGGAGGCTGAAGAAGAAGAACGCGGTGTACATCAGCACCCTGGTCTGGGTCATCGTGGTGGCCGTGATTTCTCCGATACTCTTCTACTCGGGAACGGGGATAAGGAAGAATAAAACCACAACGTGCTATGACACAACAGCCGATGATTACCTGAGAAGTTACTTCATTTACAGCATGTGCACCACAGTGCTTATGTTCTGCATCCCGTTCATACTGATTCTTGGTTGCTATGGGCTCATTGTGAAAGCTCTGATTTACAAAGATTTGGACAATTCTCCTCTCAGGAGAAAGTCGATTTACCTGGTTATTATTGTGTTGACGGTCTTTGCTGTGTCTTACCTTCCCTTCCATGTGATGAAGACCTTAAATCTAAGAGCCAGGGTGGATTTTCAGACTCCACAGATGTGTGCCTTCAACGATAAGGTTTATGCCACTTACCAAGTGACGAGGGGTCTGGCCAGCCTCAATAGCTGTGTCGACCCGATTCTTTACTTTCTGGCAGGTGATACCTTCCGAAGGCGGCTGTCCAGGGCCACCAGGAAATCGTCCAGAAGAAGCGAACACAACGTGCAGTCCAAAAGCGAGGAGATGACTCTCAATATTTTATCAGAGTATAAACAGAATGGAGATACCAGTTTGTGA